Within the Candidatus Edwardsbacteria bacterium genome, the region CATGCCGCTGGACCTGGGAACCATCCAGGGATATAAAACCAAATTTCATTTATACACCGTCCCCGGCCAGGTGTTCTACAACGCCAGCCGCAAGCTGGTGCTGAGGGGCGTCGACGGTATAGTATTCGTGGCCGATTCCCAGCGGGAACGGTACGAGGACACCCTGGCCAGTTTCGCCAATTTAAAGGAAAACCTGGCCGAGATGTCCCTCTCCATAGACACCGTACCGCTGGTCATTCAATATAATAAAAGGGACCTGCCCAATATCGTATCCCTGGACGAATTGAAGTCACAGCTGAACGACAATAATTTGTCCGATTTCGAGGCCGTGGCCAGCCAGGGCATCGGCGTTTTTGAGACCTTAAAGGAGATCGCCCGCCAGGTGCTGGGAAATATCGGCAAAAGATCAATATAGATGGAAATAAGGATTATTATGACCAATCGAATCGCTTTCGGTTGGTCTCGTTTGCAAGAAAATGCTTGAATCAAATATTCAATATTTAAAAGGAGTGGGGCCCAAACGGGCCCTGCTTTTCAATAAGCTGGGAATAGCTTCGGTAAGGGACCTGCTGTATTACCCTCCCCGGAGATACTTAGACCGCAGCCTTATCAAAAACATCCATGATATCCGGATCGGCGAAAATATTACTGTATTTGGCCAGGTGTCCGACAAGGGGTTGGTCCGCACCAGGCGCAATTTCACCATCTTCAATCTGCTGGTGAGCGACGACACCGGCTACCTGCTGTGCAAATGGTTCAACCAGTCCTACCTGAAGGACCGCTTCCAGATAGGTGACGGCATAGTGGTCTCGGGACAGGTACTGTCCGACCACGGCCTGTCTATGTCCAATCCGGA harbors:
- a CDS encoding gliding-motility protein MglA, translated to MALINRASREISCKIVFYGPGLGGKTTNLRQIYQKVDPQAKSQLISLATELDRTLFFDFMPLDLGTIQGYKTKFHLYTVPGQVFYNASRKLVLRGVDGIVFVADSQRERYEDTLASFANLKENLAEMSLSIDTVPLVIQYNKRDLPNIVSLDELKSQLNDNNLSDFEAVASQGIGVFETLKEIARQVLGNIGKRSI